TGAACTTCAAACAACTTCACCAACGATAATAGATTCAATTGACGATGAAGCGGAAAAGGAACAAGGAAAAGAACGTAGTAGCAGTAATGGTGAATTGAAACAAGGTCTGAAATCACGtcatattcaattgattgCCCTTGGTGGTACAATAGGAACATCTCTTTTAGTCGGGACATCTTCCGCTTTAGCCAATTGTGGTCCAGCTGgtcttttcatttcttaTTTAATCATTTCAACCTTTGTTTATCCAATTATGAATGCATTAGGTGAAATGGTTTGCTTTTTACCAGGTAATGGATCTGATTCTGCTGGTTCCGCAGCACATTTAGTTCATAAATATGTCGATCCTTCATTAGGGTTTGCAGCAAGttggaattattattattgtttcgTAATTCTAGTGGCTGCAGAAGTATCAGCTGCATCTGGTGTCATTGAATATTGGGCTTGGGCTGAACATGTTCCTAAAGGTGCTTGGATTACCATATTCCTATCATTAATTGTCATTCTAAATTTCTTACCAGTAAATGTTTATGGTGAATCAGAATTCTGGTTTGCTTCCATTAAGATTCTTTGTATCACAGGTTTAATCATTTTATCCTTTATCTTATTCTGGGGTGGAGGTCCAAAATCTGATGGTATATTAGGTTTCAGATATTGGAAAAATCCAGGATCTTTTGCTCATCATATCACTGGAGGAGGTGGAGGTAATTTCCTTGACATCTACACAGGTATCATTAAAGGTGGATTTTCTGTTATTCTCGGTCCGGAATTAGTTTGTTTAACAAGTTCAGAATGTGCAgatcaaagaagaaatattgCAAAAGCTTCAAAGAGATTTGTTTGGAGATTAATGTTTTTCTATATCTTAGGTTCTTTATCCATTGGTGTCATTGTGGCTTATAACGATCCTGTATTGCAAAATGCTTTAGCACAATCTAAAGCGGGTGCTGGTTCATCTCCATTCGTGATTGGTATCCAAAACGCAGGTATAAGAGCTGTACCTCACATTGTGAACTTTTGTATCCTAACAAGTGCTTGGTCTGCAGGTAATGCATATATGTTTGCAAGCTCTAGATCTCTTCTAACAATGGCAAGAAATGGGAATGCTCCAAAGATCTTCTGTAGAATAAACCAGCTTGGTGTTCCATACACTGCCGTGGGAGCATCCTTATTATTAAGTTGTTTGGCATATTTGAATGTTTCCTCTTCTACAGCTGACGTCTTCAATTGGTTCTCAAATATCAGTACTATATCTGGTTTTATTGGATGGATTTGTGCATGTGTCGCTTATATCAGATTCCGTAAAGCAATCACATATAATAAACTTACTCATAGAATTCCATTTAGAGCAAAGGGTCAACAATATACTATTTGGTATTCACTTTTCTGGGTTAGTTTGATTACTTTGACAAACGGGTATGCAATCTTTATTCCAAGAAATTGGAATGTTAAGGATTTCATTGCTGCATATATCACTTTACCAATCTTCATTGTTCTTTGGATAGGACATAAGGTTTTCACTAGAACATTATTGAAGGCATGGCTACGTCCAATCGATAAAATTGATGTCTATACTGGCttggaagaaattgaagaattaacAGAAGAGTTAAACGCAAATAGGCAGGCaccaaaaaataaatggGAAAAATTTATGGccattttattataatctgaaagaaaaagaaaaactaaaaaaagGAAAGCATTCCAAATGATACCAAATTGTTGATAGATGAGCAGCTGGTTCTGTGACTTCATAAAATatcatacatatatatatttgtctCTATTCTTATTTAATGTAATGACTTTAATGACTACTTCTTTAAATAACTGTTTATCTTTTTATACATCAATGAGGATTTTCAAATAGATTTTATACCTTTTTGGAGAATGAAAATCTTTCtctatttttatattcGCTTTTATGTAAAGAACCTTGTTGATTTTGTGTTCCTTTGTCTAAGCTGGGTGAAAACGtaatcatatttttgtaacccaaaaacaatttcttctatttAGGAAGATTATAGCCACTGAATTATatgtttaataaattctatACAATAACacatgaaaaaataatgatcaAAAAGTCTATAAGATTAATAAATAGGTGATATAGCCTATAGTTATACCAGAATTATACAACGAACAACAAGTCGTTACTATTCTTTAACACTAAAATCGCTCGCTAATCGACGGAAAGTTGATCTGTCGTCATTTACTTTTCATTTTacttgaatattttttaatttcatattgCCTGTGTCATTACTTAAGGCGACACTGTGTAAAATGTTATAATCCTCTCCCGAACATGTTGGTTCAATTTTTATTGGTTGTACATCAACACTATAATCAGTTAAGAAAGAATTTTccataatatttttctttcgtATTTTCTTACCTTTAACATCTCTCAAATAGTCTAACAATCCATATTCCGTCTTGTAACCATTTTTATGGAACGACTCCGCTGTAGCCTCTTTTAAATACGAATTCTCCAAACTGTCTACTTTCCATTTCGTATCTTGAACTTGcatctttaaaaaatatttccaaaaatcTTTGCTATATGCTCTATTATATTCAGAAAATACTGGCTCTCTATATTTGTAAGAGAACTGAGAGACATCTACCGAAGAATCCGGATCTATCAATAATGATTCAGGTTTTGCAAGAAGTTTAATGATATCCAAATTCTCACCATGTGGAATTGGTACTTTATTCGAGGGGGTTGTGCAATCCATATCCACTTCCTTTCTCATGACATGATCAATATCAACAGCCGAAAAGAAAGCACAATTTTGAGGTAAATCATCAATACCCATTTGTTCACAAAAGATCGCTCTTGTCCAAATATTACTAATTTGTAATGCCATGGCCactttatatttatctttCTCCGAAGCAAGATatctaatttcatcatGAATGGAAATCGTTAATCGGGCATTCA
The Naumovozyma dairenensis CBS 421 chromosome 5, complete genome DNA segment above includes these coding regions:
- the PUT4 gene encoding proline permease PUT4 (similar to Saccharomyces cerevisiae PUT4 (YOR348C); ancestral locus Anc_7.44), translating into MAPFSFIKKFSNRKNENHQSENYEVNNNGIDLVDVDIDIEATASNDNNKKNPQIIYNEKSYSQDELQTTSPTIIDSIDDEAEKEQGKERSSSNGELKQGLKSRHIQLIALGGTIGTSLLVGTSSALANCGPAGLFISYLIISTFVYPIMNALGEMVCFLPGNGSDSAGSAAHLVHKYVDPSLGFAASWNYYYCFVILVAAEVSAASGVIEYWAWAEHVPKGAWITIFLSLIVILNFLPVNVYGESEFWFASIKILCITGLIILSFILFWGGGPKSDGILGFRYWKNPGSFAHHITGGGGGNFLDIYTGIIKGGFSVILGPELVCLTSSECADQRRNIAKASKRFVWRLMFFYILGSLSIGVIVAYNDPVLQNALAQSKAGAGSSPFVIGIQNAGIRAVPHIVNFCILTSAWSAGNAYMFASSRSLLTMARNGNAPKIFCRINQLGVPYTAVGASLLLSCLAYLNVSSSTADVFNWFSNISTISGFIGWICACVAYIRFRKAITYNKLTHRIPFRAKGQQYTIWYSLFWVSLITLTNGYAIFIPRNWNVKDFIAAYITLPIFIVLWIGHKVFTRTLLKAWLRPIDKIDVYTGLEEIEELTEELNANRQAPKNKWEKFMAILL